A single Stutzerimonas stutzeri DNA region contains:
- a CDS encoding superoxide dismutase yields the protein MAFELPPLPFEKNALEPHISAETFEYHHGKHHQAYVTNLNNLIPGTEFEGKDLETIIKTSSGGIFNNAAQVWNHTFFWNCMAPNAGGQPTGALADAINASFGSFDTFKEEFTKTAIGTFGSGWAWLVKKSDGSLGLASTIGAGNPMTAGDKPLLTCDVWEHAYYIDYRNARPKFVEAFWNIVNWDFVAKNFAG from the coding sequence ATGGCTTTCGAATTGCCGCCGCTTCCGTTTGAAAAGAACGCCCTCGAGCCGCACATTTCCGCCGAGACCTTCGAGTATCACCACGGCAAGCATCACCAGGCCTACGTGACCAACCTGAACAACCTGATCCCGGGCACCGAGTTCGAAGGCAAGGATCTGGAAACCATCATCAAGACGTCGTCCGGCGGTATCTTCAACAACGCCGCTCAGGTCTGGAACCACACGTTCTTCTGGAACTGCATGGCGCCGAACGCTGGCGGCCAACCGACCGGCGCCCTGGCTGATGCCATCAACGCCTCCTTCGGCTCCTTCGACACGTTCAAGGAAGAGTTCACCAAAACCGCCATCGGTACGTTCGGCTCCGGCTGGGCCTGGCTGGTCAAGAAGTCCGACGGCAGCCTCGGCCTGGCCAGCACCATCGGTGCCGGCAACCCGATGACCGCAGGCGACAAGCCATTGCTGACCTGCGATGTCTGGGAACACGCCTACTACATCGATTACCGCAACGCGCGCCCGAAGTTCGTCGAAGCGTTCTGGAACATCGTCAACTGGGACTTCGTCGCGAAGAACTTCGCCGGCTGA
- a CDS encoding SDR family oxidoreductase, protein MSNTVLIIGASRGLGLGLAKQFAQAGWQVIATVRDPQRADALTAVANIRVETLDIEDTTGLDALAERLSGITLNVLYINAGISGARSISADTATPGEVGQLFSTNAVAPVRLAKRLLPLVEPKAGVITFMSSIMGSVETGPGMGMPLYGASKAALNHLTRTFVAELGDDTAITVLSMHPGWVKTDMGGAEAPLDIETSCRGMVEQVARAAGQGGHRFIDYQGEPLPW, encoded by the coding sequence ATGTCCAACACAGTCCTGATCATCGGTGCATCACGCGGCCTCGGCCTGGGCCTGGCGAAGCAGTTCGCCCAAGCGGGCTGGCAGGTGATCGCGACCGTCCGCGACCCGCAGCGCGCGGATGCGCTGACGGCCGTCGCGAATATCCGTGTCGAAACGCTGGATATCGAAGATACCACAGGCCTCGATGCCCTGGCCGAGCGGTTGTCCGGCATCACCTTGAATGTGCTGTACATCAATGCCGGCATCTCCGGCGCCCGGTCGATTTCGGCCGACACCGCCACCCCTGGTGAAGTCGGTCAATTGTTTTCGACCAATGCCGTCGCGCCGGTACGTCTGGCCAAGCGCCTGCTGCCGCTTGTCGAGCCGAAAGCCGGCGTCATTACATTCATGAGTTCGATCATGGGCAGCGTCGAAACGGGCCCCGGAATGGGCATGCCGCTTTATGGGGCAAGCAAAGCGGCGCTGAACCATCTGACACGCACCTTCGTCGCCGAGCTTGGCGACGACACGGCCATTACCGTGCTTTCGATGCACCCAGGCTGGGTGAAGACCGATATGGGCGGAGCGGAGGCGCCGCTGGACATCGAAACCAGTTGCCGCGGCATGGTCGAGCAGGTCGCGCGTGCCGCCGGACAGGGCGGCCATCGATTCATCGATTATCAGGGTGAACCGCTGCCCTGGTAA
- the dcd gene encoding dCTP deaminase has translation MSIKSDKWIRRMAQEHGMIEPYVERQVRTEGNERLISYGVSSYGYDVRCADEFKVFTNINSATVDPKNFDEKSFVDIKSDVCIIPPNSFALARTVEYFRIPRNVLTICLGKSTYARCGIIVNVTPLEPEWEGHVTLEFSNTTTLPAKIYANEGVAQMLFLESDEECETSYRDRGGKYQGQRGVTLPKA, from the coding sequence ATGAGCATCAAATCGGACAAGTGGATACGCCGGATGGCCCAGGAGCACGGCATGATCGAGCCCTATGTGGAGCGCCAGGTGCGCACCGAGGGCAACGAGCGCCTGATTTCCTACGGCGTGTCCAGTTATGGCTATGACGTGCGCTGTGCCGACGAATTCAAGGTGTTCACCAACATCAATTCGGCGACGGTCGACCCGAAGAACTTCGATGAGAAGAGCTTCGTCGACATCAAGAGCGATGTCTGCATCATTCCGCCGAACTCGTTCGCGCTGGCCCGCACCGTCGAATACTTCCGTATTCCGCGCAACGTGCTGACCATCTGTCTGGGCAAAAGCACCTACGCCCGCTGCGGCATCATCGTCAACGTGACGCCGCTCGAACCGGAGTGGGAAGGGCACGTCACGCTGGAATTTTCCAACACCACTACGCTGCCGGCGAAGATCTACGCCAACGAGGGTGTGGCGCAGATGCTGTTCCTGGAGTCCGATGAAGAGTGCGAGACGTCCTACCGCGACCGCGGTGGCAAATACCAGGGCCAGCGCGGCGTGACGTTGCCTAAAGCGTAA
- a CDS encoding cold-shock protein, giving the protein MSNRQTGTVKWFNDEKGFGFITPQSGDDLFVHFRAIQGDGFKSLKEGQQVSFVATRGQKGMQAEEVQVI; this is encoded by the coding sequence ATGTCCAATCGCCAAACCGGTACCGTCAAGTGGTTCAATGATGAAAAAGGCTTCGGCTTCATCACTCCGCAATCCGGTGACGACCTCTTCGTACACTTCCGCGCCATCCAGGGCGACGGTTTCAAGAGCCTGAAAGAAGGCCAGCAGGTTTCCTTCGTCGCTACTCGCGGCCAGAAGGGCATGCAAGCTGAGGAAGTTCAGGTTATCTAA
- the apbC gene encoding iron-sulfur cluster carrier protein ApbC: protein MSVTREAVQAVLRQYTDPHLNQDPVAAGCLRSIDIQGDRVSVRLELGYAAGLFRSGWSQMLAMAIEQLDGVTRADVQVDCVIQSHKAQDQLESLGNVKNIIAVASGKGGVGKSTTAANLALALAREGARVGVLDADIYGPSQGIMFGIAEGTRPQIRDGKAFIPLEAHGVQIMSMAFLADDKTPMVWRGPMVSGALLQLITQTAWNDLDYLVVDMPPGTGDIQLTLAQKVPVVGAVIVTTPQDLALLDAKKGVEMFRKVNIPVLGVVENMAIHICSNCGHAEHLFGEGGGEKLAAQYNVELLASLPLSMAIRTQADAGKPTAIADPESQIAMIYQQMARSVGARISQSGQIIAQSMPNITVSDD, encoded by the coding sequence ATGTCCGTCACACGCGAAGCTGTGCAAGCCGTACTGCGTCAGTACACCGACCCGCACTTGAACCAGGACCCGGTCGCTGCCGGCTGCCTGCGTTCGATCGATATCCAGGGAGACCGCGTCAGTGTAAGACTCGAACTCGGTTACGCGGCTGGCCTGTTCCGTAGCGGCTGGTCGCAGATGCTGGCGATGGCGATCGAACAGCTCGACGGTGTGACGCGCGCCGATGTGCAGGTCGACTGCGTGATCCAGTCGCACAAGGCGCAGGATCAGCTCGAATCGCTGGGCAATGTTAAGAACATCATCGCCGTGGCCTCGGGCAAGGGCGGGGTGGGCAAGTCCACCACGGCGGCCAACCTTGCCTTGGCACTGGCACGCGAAGGCGCGCGTGTCGGGGTGCTGGATGCAGATATCTACGGGCCGAGCCAGGGCATCATGTTCGGCATTGCCGAGGGCACGCGCCCACAGATCCGGGACGGCAAGGCCTTTATCCCGCTGGAGGCTCATGGCGTGCAGATCATGTCGATGGCCTTCCTCGCCGACGACAAGACGCCCATGGTCTGGCGCGGGCCGATGGTGTCGGGTGCGTTGCTGCAATTGATCACCCAGACGGCGTGGAATGATCTGGACTATCTCGTGGTGGACATGCCGCCGGGCACGGGCGATATCCAGTTGACGCTGGCGCAGAAGGTGCCGGTGGTCGGTGCGGTCATCGTCACGACGCCTCAGGACCTGGCGCTGCTTGACGCCAAGAAGGGCGTCGAGATGTTCCGTAAGGTGAACATTCCGGTGCTTGGTGTGGTGGAAAATATGGCCATCCACATTTGCTCGAATTGCGGGCACGCCGAGCATCTGTTCGGTGAGGGCGGCGGTGAGAAGCTGGCCGCGCAGTACAACGTCGAACTGCTGGCATCGCTGCCGCTGTCGATGGCGATTCGCACCCAGGCCGATGCGGGCAAGCCGACCGCGATCGCCGATCCGGAAAGCCAGATCGCCATGATCTATCAGCAGATGGCCCGTAGTGTCGGTGCGCGGATTTCTCAAAGCGGGCAAATCATTGCCCAGTCGATGCCGAACATCACGGTTTCCGACGACTGA